Proteins found in one Vallitalea guaymasensis genomic segment:
- a CDS encoding sulfurtransferase TusA family protein yields MNKIDCFGDFCPIPLLKAKKEFKSLSSGESFMLVTDHSCVVESIKEYFNKSTCTFACEEVLNGVWEITVTKN; encoded by the coding sequence ATGAATAAAATTGATTGTTTTGGGGATTTCTGTCCAATACCATTATTAAAAGCTAAAAAAGAATTCAAAAGCTTAAGTTCCGGAGAATCTTTTATGTTAGTTACAGACCATAGTTGTGTCGTAGAATCAATAAAAGAATATTTTAACAAATCAACTTGTACCTTTGCATGTGAAGAAGTTCTTAATGGTGTATGGGAGATAACTGTAACTAAAAATTAA
- the rffA gene encoding dTDP-4-amino-4,6-dideoxygalactose transaminase, with protein sequence MKIPFNKPYHSDKAMEYIKKVIDSGNIGGDGYFTGKCKKLLETRLGVKNILLTTSCTHSLELAIKLINIEKDQEVIMPSYTFPSTANSVLVNGGKVVFTEVNHDDLCIDASKIEEKITQRTKAIIVVHYGGNPCDMDKIMGIAHKYGLYVIEDAAQGLLSTYKGRQLGTIGHFGCFSFHETKNVSAGEGGAVTINSDDENLIRRAEYIRQKGTNRIDFNNKNVEFYQWVDLGSSYCPSEILMAYLYSQLENIDDIHNKRLKIFNRYLEILDNIESDKIQYYAKGNKSEPFNAHIFYIIFKKEAYADGFMDILKANDISAYRHFVPLHLSKMGLSLGYEENDFPYERDLYKKLIRLPIYPDMTEEQLIKMERIIVEAINQI encoded by the coding sequence TTGAAGATACCTTTTAATAAACCTTATCATTCAGATAAGGCAATGGAATATATAAAAAAAGTAATAGACAGTGGAAATATTGGTGGAGATGGTTATTTTACTGGTAAATGTAAAAAACTATTAGAAACAAGATTAGGCGTAAAAAATATATTATTGACCACTTCTTGCACTCATTCTCTTGAATTGGCAATAAAATTGATTAATATAGAAAAAGACCAAGAGGTTATAATGCCATCCTATACTTTTCCATCTACAGCTAACAGTGTACTAGTTAATGGAGGAAAAGTTGTTTTTACGGAAGTTAATCATGATGATTTATGTATAGATGCTTCTAAAATTGAAGAAAAGATAACTCAGAGAACAAAAGCGATAATTGTAGTTCATTATGGAGGCAACCCATGTGATATGGATAAAATAATGGGTATTGCTCATAAATATGGACTTTATGTTATAGAAGATGCTGCTCAAGGATTATTAAGTACTTATAAAGGTAGACAACTTGGGACAATAGGACATTTTGGATGCTTCAGTTTTCATGAAACAAAAAATGTTTCAGCTGGCGAAGGTGGAGCTGTCACTATTAACAGTGATGATGAAAATCTTATTAGAAGAGCTGAATATATAAGACAGAAAGGGACTAATCGCATAGATTTCAATAATAAGAACGTGGAATTCTATCAATGGGTAGACCTTGGTTCCAGTTATTGTCCATCAGAAATATTGATGGCATATCTTTATTCACAATTAGAAAATATTGATGATATCCATAACAAAAGACTTAAGATATTCAATAGGTACCTAGAAATATTAGATAATATAGAATCAGATAAAATTCAATATTATGCCAAAGGAAATAAGTCAGAACCTTTTAATGCTCACATATTCTATATTATATTCAAAAAAGAAGCTTATGCAGATGGATTTATGGATATTTTAAAAGCTAATGATATCTCAGCATATAGACATTTTGTTCCATTACACCTAAGTAAAATGGGACTATCTCTAGGATATGAAGAAAACGATTTTCCTTATGAAAGAGATTTGTACAAGAAGTTAATAAGGCTACCAATATATCCTGATATGACCGAAGAACAATTAATCAAGATGGAACGAATAATAGTAGAAGCAATTAATCAAATATAG
- a CDS encoding LysR family transcriptional regulator produces MHLESLKYFREVASEKSISKVAKKSHISQSALSQLIQKLEEDFGYKLLNRSNKGVELTEMGEIVLKYSNNIIRNYETMVEELETTVKQYNKVRINGTWALVTYSLPCVIYKIKKKYPNHQYELIASTKEDTITDVQNDICDFGVVNGNISKEHDLFTYAIGKEKIVLIAPGKYNIPDKIKLEDLTKYDMIMCNSNNHISNNLKKELKNIDKDLDDLNIIFNVATDGAVKLAVSNGYGLAFVPYESIKHELYEKTVKVIEIEDVSLDDEIYLISKKFNKLTKAQRESIEYFMEIGQKSFC; encoded by the coding sequence ATGCACTTAGAATCCTTAAAGTATTTTAGAGAAGTGGCATCTGAAAAAAGTATTTCAAAGGTTGCAAAAAAATCACATATTTCTCAATCAGCGCTCAGCCAGCTTATACAGAAGCTTGAAGAAGACTTTGGATATAAGCTTTTAAACAGAAGTAACAAGGGTGTTGAACTTACTGAGATGGGAGAAATTGTACTAAAATACTCTAATAATATTATCAGAAACTATGAGACCATGGTGGAAGAACTAGAAACCACCGTAAAACAGTATAACAAAGTAAGAATTAATGGTACTTGGGCGTTGGTTACATATTCTTTACCGTGTGTCATATATAAGATAAAGAAAAAATACCCAAACCATCAATACGAACTTATTGCCAGCACGAAAGAAGATACAATTACAGATGTTCAAAATGACATCTGTGATTTTGGCGTAGTCAATGGTAATATTAGTAAAGAGCATGATTTGTTTACTTATGCAATTGGTAAAGAGAAAATTGTTCTAATCGCACCGGGTAAATACAATATTCCTGACAAAATCAAACTTGAGGATTTAACTAAATATGACATGATAATGTGCAATAGCAATAATCATATCAGTAATAACCTGAAAAAAGAGTTAAAAAATATAGACAAAGATCTCGACGACTTAAACATTATATTCAATGTGGCTACGGATGGAGCTGTAAAATTAGCAGTAAGTAATGGGTACGGGCTTGCTTTTGTTCCTTATGAATCCATAAAACATGAGCTATATGAAAAAACAGTAAAAGTTATTGAAATAGAAGATGTAAGTCTAGATGATGAAATATATCTCATTAGCAAAAAATTCAATAAGCTTACTAAGGCTCAAAGAGAATCCATTGAATATTTTATGGAAATAGGTCAAAAGAGTTTCTGTTAA
- a CDS encoding glycosyltransferase, whose product MISIIIPVYNSEKTISLVCEKIIKTMIDNNMDYEIILVDDYSIDSSYEIMKDLYKKHNHMTCIKLKQNCGQQNALLCGLRYGHGDCYVTIDDDLQNMPKDIMILFNELKKGFDVVYGIPDSTVHKDYRGIGTMLKEFMFSTILHKPKNIKLTSFRIMKKSIVQMIIREKLSYVYLSASILKYTKNIGNVHVPYYNRIYGKSNYNFRKLYKLFINILIYYSNIHLFNKRKKNTPQYVIEEVLKAH is encoded by the coding sequence ATGATTTCAATAATAATTCCTGTATATAATAGTGAAAAAACCATATCATTAGTTTGTGAAAAAATTATCAAAACAATGATAGACAATAATATGGATTATGAAATCATTTTAGTAGATGATTATAGCATAGATAGCAGTTATGAAATAATGAAAGACTTGTATAAGAAGCATAATCATATGACATGTATAAAATTAAAACAAAATTGTGGACAGCAAAACGCTTTGTTATGCGGACTTAGATATGGACATGGAGATTGTTATGTTACAATAGATGATGATCTGCAAAATATGCCTAAGGACATTATGATTCTTTTTAATGAATTAAAAAAAGGCTTTGATGTAGTCTATGGTATACCAGATAGTACAGTTCACAAGGATTATAGAGGAATTGGCACAATGTTAAAAGAATTCATGTTCAGTACAATTCTTCATAAGCCAAAAAATATCAAACTAACTTCTTTTCGTATTATGAAAAAAAGTATTGTCCAAATGATTATTAGAGAAAAGTTATCCTATGTTTATTTATCAGCATCAATACTGAAATATACTAAAAATATAGGTAATGTACATGTCCCCTACTATAATAGAATTTATGGTAAATCCAACTATAACTTCAGAAAACTATATAAATTATTCATTAATATTTTAATATATTATAGCAACATTCATTTATTCAATAAAAGGAAAAAAAATACTCCTCAATATGTTATTGAAGAAGTTTTAAAGGCTCACTAG
- a CDS encoding ATP-grasp domain-containing protein translates to MKLMILGASGAQLNAIKRAKELGYKVVATDYYTNSPGKLIADECGLASTFDYEETLKVALETKIDGIMTTGTDQPVYTVNKVADKLSLPRFLSVNTAYAVTNKRVMKEKFLKAGIPTPDYRIIKKDFTDSQLEGLEFPVVVKPFDSQGQRGIFKLNTIKEVRLHFDDVIKHSREDSILVESYYKNDEITISGWVRDGKAKVLTITDRVTFDNDKYIGICSSHEFPSKHYKQYKEEFIALTDKIVDAFNISQGPIYFQLFVGDQGIKVNEIACRIGGAYEDEFIPLITGVDILKMVIDSSMGQDIDYYPLDNYNIENNENYLTVQLFFANFGTVQSITDRDEIIKLDGVYNMNYNYKENDFIKPIENASVRAGYVIITANTNQDIQKKVDNLYKKMLMLNKQGNNLIINRDYYKRYTE, encoded by the coding sequence ATGAAGTTAATGATACTAGGTGCATCAGGTGCTCAGCTGAATGCAATAAAAAGGGCAAAAGAACTGGGATACAAAGTAGTAGCAACTGATTACTACACTAATTCACCAGGAAAACTAATAGCAGACGAATGTGGATTAGCAAGTACTTTTGATTACGAAGAAACTCTAAAAGTTGCTTTAGAAACAAAGATAGATGGTATCATGACTACAGGAACTGACCAGCCAGTCTATACTGTCAATAAAGTAGCTGATAAACTTAGTTTACCAAGATTTTTATCTGTAAATACAGCCTATGCAGTAACAAATAAACGAGTAATGAAAGAAAAATTCTTAAAAGCAGGTATTCCTACTCCAGATTATAGAATCATAAAAAAAGATTTTACTGATAGTCAGTTAGAAGGACTGGAATTCCCAGTTGTAGTAAAACCTTTTGATTCTCAAGGTCAACGAGGTATTTTTAAGTTAAATACAATAAAAGAAGTTAGACTTCACTTTGATGATGTCATTAAACACTCCAGAGAAGATTCTATACTAGTGGAGAGTTATTACAAAAATGACGAAATAACTATTAGCGGCTGGGTTCGAGATGGAAAAGCAAAAGTATTGACAATTACTGACCGTGTAACTTTTGATAACGATAAATATATAGGAATATGTTCATCTCATGAATTCCCTTCAAAACACTATAAACAATACAAAGAAGAATTTATAGCATTAACTGATAAGATAGTAGATGCCTTCAACATTAGCCAAGGACCAATCTATTTTCAACTATTTGTTGGTGATCAAGGAATAAAAGTCAACGAAATAGCTTGTAGAATAGGCGGTGCATATGAAGACGAATTCATACCACTTATTACAGGTGTAGATATCCTAAAAATGGTCATAGATTCTTCTATGGGACAAGATATTGATTACTACCCTCTTGATAATTACAATATTGAAAACAACGAAAACTACCTAACAGTTCAATTATTCTTCGCAAACTTCGGCACAGTACAATCCATAACCGATAGAGATGAAATAATTAAACTAGACGGTGTTTATAATATGAACTATAACTACAAAGAAAATGACTTCATAAAACCAATAGAAAATGCATCAGTACGCGCAGGATACGTAATAATAACAGCCAACACCAATCAAGATATCCAGAAAAAAGTAGATAACTTATATAAAAAAATGTTGATGCTTAACAAGCAAGGTAATAATCTAATTATAAACCGAGATTATTATAAACGTTATACTGAATAA